One genomic segment of Pirellulaceae bacterium includes these proteins:
- a CDS encoding PQQ-dependent sugar dehydrogenase, with the protein MSRYDMSKIVVNRSASQRCLAVAGVVCALMLTLSTVAVADEDEQERPFGLSSRIAWMNSRLVGSPDPPRPYVATKMFAGIQWDRPIYLKPEPDGKHLFVIEQGGEENRPSKLLRVVDRTEVTEKTLLLSVPRRLVYGMEFHPNYLENGYIYLFSNGSTGESERLNRVTRYTVRREGEQVTCDPSSAVDMIQWRSMGHDGGDLVFGNDGFLYITSGDGTGDSDQWLSAQDVTNLLGGVLRIDVDCPSDDKPYSVPADNPFVDIPHARGELWAIGLRNPWRMSINRKTGQIWVGNNGQDLWETAHLLRKGENYGWSVYEGSHPFYAHRELGPGNLVAPTFEHHHTESRSLTGGVTYNGDRLEDLVGAYIYGDYSTGKIWAGRHDGQQVTYHQEIADTSLSIVAFSNSHRGDLMVVDSVQGMYRLEPNPDVDRLDELPVFPTKLSDTGLFESTDNHKVAAGVIPYDVVSPGWADGAKADRFIALPEELQIAYSPDRGWNFPDRSVLVQTLSIDETHQGEIRKRRLETRVLLKQQNEWQAYSYLWNEEQSEAELVASDGKDISLADGHVWRVPSRAECISCHARAVNYVLGLSDLQMNRDFNYSGTVDNQLRTFAHIGLLAGYAPKPEAKRLKLVNPHDPSASLTDRARSYLHTNCACCHVAAGGGNARMELEFTTKTESMRILDEYPQHATFGLTQPRIVALGDPSQSVLLARISRRGRGQMPPLVSNQVDESAVRLLGEWIASMPSQRQFVRDWSVADLTEDLSTLQEDRSLVRGKALFRSSGCGHCHRIEEELAGIGPNLSGIAERRKPIEILESVITPSAKIEPKYASTVLVTSDGEVFQGRIHSETNEEIVLRGQESFAQSQRVRKANVEERALSRLSMMPEGTIDHLQRDEILDLLAYILAGTASDE; encoded by the coding sequence TGGTGGGGTCGCCCGATCCGCCACGTCCCTATGTGGCAACGAAGATGTTTGCCGGCATCCAATGGGATCGTCCCATCTACCTCAAGCCGGAACCCGACGGGAAACATCTGTTCGTGATTGAACAGGGCGGTGAAGAGAATAGACCGTCAAAACTGTTGCGTGTTGTTGATCGTACTGAGGTGACAGAAAAAACACTCCTCCTGTCGGTGCCTCGCCGATTGGTGTACGGAATGGAGTTCCATCCGAACTACTTGGAAAACGGTTACATCTATTTGTTTAGTAACGGGTCGACCGGTGAATCGGAGCGGCTCAATCGTGTGACTCGGTACACGGTGCGACGAGAAGGGGAGCAGGTTACTTGCGATCCTAGTTCTGCCGTCGACATGATTCAGTGGCGGTCGATGGGGCATGACGGAGGTGACTTGGTGTTTGGCAACGATGGCTTTCTCTACATCACGTCCGGCGATGGCACTGGTGATTCTGACCAGTGGCTTTCTGCTCAGGATGTCACCAACCTGCTGGGAGGCGTTTTGCGGATCGACGTCGACTGTCCATCGGATGACAAACCTTACTCGGTTCCAGCTGATAATCCATTCGTCGACATTCCCCATGCGCGCGGCGAATTGTGGGCGATCGGCCTGCGTAATCCATGGCGGATGTCGATCAACAGGAAGACGGGACAGATCTGGGTTGGAAACAATGGACAGGATCTATGGGAGACCGCCCACTTGCTTCGCAAAGGTGAAAACTACGGTTGGAGCGTTTACGAAGGTAGTCACCCGTTTTATGCACACAGGGAACTGGGGCCAGGGAATTTGGTAGCTCCCACATTCGAACACCATCACACGGAATCCCGTTCGCTCACAGGCGGCGTTACCTACAACGGCGACCGATTGGAGGATCTGGTGGGAGCCTATATCTATGGTGACTATTCCACCGGAAAAATTTGGGCCGGCCGACATGATGGTCAGCAGGTAACCTACCATCAGGAAATTGCCGACACGTCTTTGAGTATCGTTGCGTTCTCCAATTCACATCGCGGTGACCTGATGGTTGTCGATTCGGTACAGGGAATGTATCGTCTGGAACCGAACCCAGATGTTGATCGACTCGATGAGCTGCCAGTATTTCCAACGAAATTGTCCGACACTGGGTTGTTTGAATCGACCGATAATCACAAGGTTGCCGCTGGTGTGATTCCGTACGATGTTGTTTCTCCAGGTTGGGCAGACGGTGCGAAGGCTGATCGATTCATCGCTCTCCCCGAAGAACTGCAGATCGCCTATTCGCCGGATCGCGGCTGGAATTTTCCTGATCGGTCCGTCCTTGTTCAGACGCTATCGATTGACGAAACCCACCAGGGTGAAATTCGAAAACGTCGGCTGGAAACGCGAGTTCTTCTCAAGCAGCAAAACGAATGGCAGGCTTATTCGTATTTGTGGAATGAAGAGCAATCCGAGGCGGAACTCGTTGCGAGTGATGGGAAAGACATTTCTCTGGCAGATGGTCATGTCTGGCGTGTTCCGTCGAGGGCCGAGTGCATTTCATGTCACGCCAGAGCGGTGAACTATGTGCTGGGACTCAGCGACTTGCAGATGAATCGTGACTTCAATTATTCTGGCACGGTCGACAATCAACTGCGTACATTCGCTCATATTGGCTTGCTTGCCGGCTATGCTCCAAAGCCCGAAGCCAAGCGACTCAAACTGGTAAATCCTCATGACCCCTCGGCTTCCTTAACGGATCGAGCTCGATCGTATCTCCATACGAATTGCGCATGTTGTCATGTGGCCGCAGGCGGTGGGAACGCTCGAATGGAGTTGGAGTTTACGACAAAAACGGAATCGATGCGGATTCTTGACGAGTACCCTCAGCACGCAACGTTTGGGCTCACACAGCCTCGCATTGTTGCCTTAGGGGATCCGAGTCAGTCCGTCTTGCTGGCTCGGATATCTCGGCGAGGACGCGGCCAGATGCCGCCCTTGGTTTCGAATCAAGTCGATGAATCGGCGGTCCGTTTACTCGGCGAATGGATTGCGTCGATGCCTTCCCAGCGGCAGTTTGTTCGTGATTGGTCCGTGGCGGATTTGACAGAAGATCTGTCGACACTCCAAGAGGATCGATCATTGGTTCGTGGAAAAGCACTGTTTCGATCATCGGGCTGCGGGCATTGTCATCGAATTGAAGAAGAACTTGCTGGAATCGGCCCCAATCTTAGTGGTATCGCCGAACGTCGTAAGCCAATCGAGATTTTGGAATCGGTCATCACGCCATCAGCGAAGATTGAGCCAAAGTATGCATCGACCGTTCTGGTGACTTCCGACGGTGAAGTTTTTCAGGGACGCATTCATTCCGAAACGAACGAAGAAATCGTTTTGCGTGGTCAGGAATCATTTGCGCAGTCGCAACGCGTGCGCAAAGCAAATGTCGAAGAGCGCGCGCTTTCACGGCTGTCGATGATGCCAGAGGGGACAATCGATCATCTGCAGCGCGATGAAATCCTCGATCTGCTGGCTTATATCCTCGCCGGAACAGCCTCGGATGAATGA
- a CDS encoding molybdopterin-dependent oxidoreductase, with product MSDDLIDGFGATYFKRELGKNWMSILDITRREMLAACGSLALSTGLNPSSVIAQDATRKDLIFRTTDPRNGEPELSKLVESWLTPTSLFYVRSHAPNPVIDPSSFKLEVTGMVRRPMSLSLDDLKRFATKTTTATLTCAGNRRIEFNKEGKVGGVQWEAGAIGNATWAGVSLADVLKFVEVAGDAKHVWFEGLDEISKGGDTIPFGGSIPMQKAIVGQGAAAPLLAHTMNGAPLTPDHGFPLRTVVPGYIGARSVKWLGKIVVSDRPSPNHYVATAYKLVKKTDPLDWMESGPIYRYPVNAAICSPPLHSTVAAGKVEVTGYVLPSGRPACKPKSVLVSSDSGKNWVKAELTGNDAEFCWQLWRTQINVTDSTRQLIVRATDSSGSFMPARVPWNAKGYLQNSWYKLPIKVG from the coding sequence GTGTCCGACGACCTGATCGACGGTTTTGGCGCGACTTACTTCAAACGAGAACTGGGTAAAAATTGGATGAGCATTTTAGATATCACCCGACGAGAAATGCTGGCTGCTTGCGGCAGTCTCGCCTTGTCTACCGGATTGAACCCTTCGAGCGTCATCGCCCAAGATGCTACACGCAAGGATCTGATCTTTCGCACAACCGACCCACGAAATGGTGAACCAGAACTGAGCAAGCTAGTCGAGTCTTGGCTCACCCCGACCTCGCTGTTCTATGTGCGTAGCCACGCGCCCAATCCGGTGATCGACCCGTCGAGCTTCAAATTGGAAGTCACAGGGATGGTTCGGCGCCCGATGTCGCTATCGCTCGACGACTTGAAACGATTCGCTACCAAGACGACCACTGCGACACTCACATGCGCCGGCAATCGACGCATCGAATTTAACAAGGAAGGCAAGGTCGGCGGTGTGCAATGGGAAGCCGGCGCAATTGGCAATGCAACTTGGGCCGGCGTCTCGCTAGCTGACGTGCTCAAATTTGTGGAAGTAGCTGGCGACGCCAAGCATGTTTGGTTTGAAGGCTTGGACGAGATTTCCAAAGGAGGCGATACGATACCGTTTGGTGGCTCCATTCCGATGCAAAAAGCCATCGTTGGCCAAGGGGCAGCCGCCCCCCTGTTGGCTCATACCATGAACGGTGCTCCCTTGACGCCCGATCATGGGTTTCCTTTGAGAACAGTTGTCCCCGGCTACATTGGGGCTCGCAGTGTGAAATGGTTGGGAAAGATCGTTGTGAGTGATCGTCCATCGCCGAATCACTACGTGGCAACCGCGTACAAACTTGTGAAGAAGACGGATCCGCTGGATTGGATGGAGTCGGGTCCGATCTACCGCTATCCGGTCAACGCAGCAATTTGCTCTCCGCCCCTTCATTCAACCGTCGCAGCTGGAAAGGTGGAGGTTACCGGTTATGTGCTGCCAAGTGGGCGGCCAGCATGTAAACCGAAATCCGTGCTTGTTTCTAGTGACTCAGGTAAGAATTGGGTGAAGGCCGAATTGACGGGGAACGATGCGGAATTTTGTTGGCAATTGTGGAGAACTCAAATCAATGTGACCGACTCGACCCGTCAGTTGATCGTAAGGGCTACCGATTCATCAGGAAGTTTCATGCCGGCTCGCGTGCCCTGGAACGCGAAGGGTTACCTGCAAAACTCGTGGTACAAACTGCCGATCAAAGTCGGTTGA
- a CDS encoding sialidase family protein yields the protein MSRPQRNRFVISATFVVIAFATGVVADTKTKDSEQIQRDSVPFFELRDEGGFHGPMDVTMDGTVLIFIVEGNDNGDKIYVKRSEDGGSTWSDRQFIGDHIELDWKALGIGPYDGKGWGRDKKFRFASLGTSVVDENTGEIMFFMTALHPAPYMYKSKDHGKTWKLEKVELKKDSRGFLTNPNPACDPGITIKYGPHKGRLLAPARVMVNYNKHDEAKGYTNAVYSDDHGKSWFSSEPFPIDGTGESGLVELRDGTIYFNSRTHTRKGNRWVAYSDNSGKTWRDCHEDDELFDGPPDMYGCKAALLRIDRDDRDILLFSAPDPSLPEKQNRANINVWVSFDGGKTWPVNRLVKAGPGNYSWMTQGRKGTPSEGFIYLRSLEGGMARFNMAWLLQPDDQKAGE from the coding sequence ATGTCACGACCGCAAAGAAACCGTTTCGTCATTTCGGCAACGTTCGTTGTAATCGCCTTTGCAACCGGCGTGGTCGCGGACACCAAGACGAAAGATTCAGAGCAAATCCAACGCGATTCTGTGCCGTTTTTTGAGCTTCGAGATGAAGGGGGTTTTCATGGCCCAATGGATGTCACCATGGATGGAACCGTCTTGATATTCATTGTCGAAGGCAACGACAACGGCGACAAGATTTATGTCAAACGTTCGGAAGATGGTGGATCGACCTGGTCTGACCGGCAGTTCATCGGTGACCACATCGAATTAGATTGGAAAGCGCTCGGCATTGGCCCGTACGATGGCAAGGGATGGGGCCGCGACAAAAAATTCCGCTTTGCCAGTCTGGGCACGAGCGTCGTTGACGAAAACACTGGCGAAATCATGTTCTTTATGACCGCCCTTCATCCGGCACCCTACATGTACAAGAGCAAGGACCATGGCAAGACATGGAAGCTTGAGAAGGTTGAACTCAAGAAAGACTCGCGAGGCTTTTTGACAAATCCAAATCCCGCCTGTGACCCTGGTATTACGATCAAGTATGGCCCCCACAAAGGTCGTCTCCTGGCCCCTGCTCGCGTGATGGTTAACTACAACAAACACGATGAAGCCAAGGGCTATACCAATGCGGTTTACAGCGACGACCACGGAAAGAGCTGGTTTTCGAGCGAGCCATTCCCAATCGACGGGACAGGTGAATCAGGTTTGGTAGAGCTCCGTGATGGAACAATCTATTTCAATTCTCGCACCCATACGAGGAAAGGCAATCGCTGGGTCGCTTACAGTGACAACAGCGGAAAAACATGGCGAGATTGCCACGAAGATGATGAGTTGTTCGATGGTCCGCCTGACATGTATGGTTGTAAAGCGGCACTGCTGAGAATCGACCGTGACGACCGTGACATACTTCTATTCAGCGCTCCTGATCCGAGTCTGCCAGAAAAACAGAATCGCGCGAACATCAATGTTTGGGTCAGCTTCGACGGCGGAAAAACATGGCCCGTTAATCGGTTGGTGAAAGCAGGGCCCGGCAACTATTCCTGGATGACTCAGGGTAGAAAAGGCACGCCGAGTGAAGGCTTTATCTACCTCCGAAGCCTGGAAGGTGGAATGGCACGATTCAACATGGCATGGTTACTTCAACCCGACGATCAAAAGGCTGGGGAGTAG